One part of the Arachidicoccus terrestris genome encodes these proteins:
- the fabD gene encoding ACP S-malonyltransferase gives MKHAFVFPGQGAQFSGMGKALYEGNDKARGYFEQANGILGFRITDIMFSGTPEELKETKVTQPAVFLHSVIAYKTLDKPKPDMVAGHSLGEFSALVANGVLSFEDGLKLVSIRAQAMQKACEINPSTMAAILALSDEKVEEICKEIEAGSGEVVVPANYNCPGQLVISGSLKGIDLACAALKEAGAKRALVLPVGGAFHSPLMEPAREELASAIEATSFHRPSAPVYQNITATAVTDPAAIKANLIAQLTGAVKWTQTVQQMVADGATHFTECGPGKVLQGLILKIHKEAITDGRQ, from the coding sequence ATGAAACACGCATTTGTATTTCCGGGGCAGGGAGCCCAGTTCAGTGGCATGGGCAAAGCCCTTTACGAAGGCAATGACAAAGCCAGAGGGTATTTTGAGCAGGCCAACGGGATCCTGGGGTTCAGGATCACAGATATCATGTTCAGCGGCACCCCTGAGGAACTAAAAGAGACCAAGGTTACCCAGCCGGCCGTCTTTTTACATTCTGTAATCGCTTATAAAACACTGGATAAGCCTAAGCCGGATATGGTGGCGGGCCATTCGCTGGGAGAGTTTTCTGCCTTGGTCGCGAACGGCGTTCTGAGCTTTGAGGATGGTTTAAAACTAGTCAGCATTCGTGCGCAGGCAATGCAGAAAGCCTGCGAAATTAACCCTTCTACGATGGCGGCGATACTGGCGCTCTCCGACGAAAAAGTTGAAGAGATTTGTAAAGAGATTGAGGCCGGCTCTGGAGAAGTCGTCGTCCCTGCAAATTATAACTGTCCTGGCCAGTTGGTCATCAGTGGTTCTCTTAAGGGAATAGACCTGGCCTGTGCAGCATTAAAGGAAGCCGGTGCCAAGAGAGCTTTAGTCCTGCCGGTAGGCGGCGCCTTTCATTCTCCGCTTATGGAACCGGCCCGTGAAGAACTGGCATCCGCCATTGAGGCCACCAGTTTTCATCGCCCGTCCGCTCCGGTGTATCAGAATATAACAGCAACGGCTGTCACGGATCCGGCGGCGATCAAGGCCAATCTGATCGCCCAGCTTACCGGTGCGGTTAAATGGACACAGACCGTTCAGCAGATGGTTGCAGACGGTGCTACTCATTTTACGGAATGTGGCCCGGGTAAAGTGTTACAGGGGCTGATTTTGAAAATTCATAAAGAAGCCATTACAGACGGACGGCAGTAG
- a CDS encoding 6-pyruvoyl trahydropterin synthase family protein — protein MMGQEKVAVFRKAHFNAAHRLHVEGWSEQENDRVFGKCNNPHFHGHNYELVVKVTGPVDPVTGFVVDLKWLNDIIQQEIIHRFDHKNLNLDTQEFRTLIPTAENIAIVIYRLLRPHVDLALNIQVRLYETERNFVEFPVA, from the coding sequence ATGATGGGACAAGAAAAAGTCGCTGTATTCAGAAAAGCCCATTTTAATGCCGCACACCGCCTGCATGTTGAGGGCTGGTCGGAACAAGAAAATGACCGGGTTTTTGGCAAATGTAACAATCCCCATTTTCACGGTCACAACTATGAACTGGTGGTAAAAGTAACGGGTCCGGTAGACCCGGTAACCGGATTTGTAGTGGATCTAAAATGGTTAAACGACATTATCCAGCAAGAAATCATTCACCGTTTTGATCACAAAAACCTGAACCTGGACACTCAGGAATTTAGAACGCTGATTCCGACTGCGGAAAATATAGCTATTGTTATTTACAGACTTCTTCGACCGCATGTGGATCTCGCACTGAATATACAGGTACGTCTATACGAGACCGAAAGGAACTTCGTTGAGTTTCCGGTCGCCTAA
- a CDS encoding GNAT family N-acetyltransferase, whose product MIEIVPANIADIHTIQQIAHQTWPETFGDILSKEQIDYMLEMMYSTTSLITQMVGEGHHFVLARKNGIHMGYASFESNYKKLSKTKIHKIYVLPDTQGTGVGRSLIAYIEQAAKATSADKKLLLHVNRDNKAVKFYEHIGFSVEGTQDLPIGNGFLMEDFIMEKNI is encoded by the coding sequence ATGATTGAAATTGTTCCCGCAAACATAGCCGATATTCATACGATCCAACAAATTGCTCATCAAACCTGGCCAGAAACGTTTGGTGATATTTTGTCAAAGGAGCAAATAGACTATATGTTGGAAATGATGTATTCAACGACTTCCCTGATTACGCAGATGGTAGGAGAAGGGCATCATTTCGTTCTGGCCCGAAAAAATGGAATTCATATGGGCTACGCTTCCTTCGAATCGAATTACAAAAAGCTGAGCAAAACGAAGATTCACAAAATCTACGTCTTACCGGACACGCAAGGAACTGGCGTAGGCCGGTCCCTGATAGCTTATATTGAGCAAGCAGCTAAAGCCACCAGTGCTGACAAAAAGCTGTTACTGCATGTCAACAGGGATAACAAAGCTGTTAAGTTTTATGAGCACATCGGATTTAGCGTGGAGGGAACACAAGATCTTCCGATCGGAAATGGCTTTCTGATGGAGGATTTTATTATGGAAAAAAATATCTGA
- a CDS encoding LptF/LptG family permease — protein sequence MKKIDWYIISKFLKTFFFSIFLFTIISVVIDVGEKTDNFVQSGWSLYKIITDYYFSFIPHIIALLFPLFVFIAVIFFTSKMAGRSEIVAILASGTSFRRFLRPYMVTGIALALLLGFAASFVVPKAEVKRTYFEDVYVHGNSNYAKLTKKDPLLYFKLDSFSYAGIRNFNAETKSGGPFFVNRIKNNELVYNLRASTIRWDTAGGPHWNLSQVVERTINGMKETVTSSNDKKVSFNFDPSNLKNDDYAEVKMTTPELKSYIKQEQLRGSEDINTFKIEYYRRFTTPFSVLILTMIGVILSSRKVRGGSGAHLALGFVMAATFIVMDRFSTIFSTKGNFTPMLAAWLPNFVFTLVAIYLYRKAPK from the coding sequence ATGAAGAAAATTGACTGGTATATCATAAGCAAATTTCTGAAGACCTTTTTCTTCTCTATCTTCCTGTTCACCATAATTTCCGTGGTGATCGACGTGGGGGAGAAAACGGACAATTTTGTGCAAAGCGGATGGTCTTTATACAAGATCATTACAGACTATTATTTCTCTTTTATTCCGCATATTATCGCCCTTCTTTTCCCCTTGTTTGTGTTTATTGCCGTCATTTTCTTTACGTCGAAAATGGCGGGCAGAAGTGAAATTGTCGCGATTTTGGCCAGCGGTACCAGCTTCCGGCGGTTTTTAAGGCCTTATATGGTCACCGGGATTGCACTGGCTTTGTTGCTGGGGTTTGCGGCCTCCTTTGTCGTGCCCAAGGCCGAGGTTAAGAGAACCTATTTTGAGGATGTCTATGTACACGGCAACTCTAATTACGCTAAACTGACAAAAAAAGACCCGCTTTTATATTTTAAGCTGGACTCATTCAGCTATGCCGGTATCCGAAACTTTAATGCGGAAACCAAAAGTGGAGGCCCGTTTTTTGTAAACCGGATTAAGAATAACGAATTGGTCTATAATCTGAGAGCCAGTACCATTCGGTGGGATACCGCAGGCGGCCCGCACTGGAATCTGAGTCAGGTTGTTGAAAGGACGATCAACGGAATGAAAGAAACCGTAACTTCCAGTAACGATAAAAAAGTCAGTTTTAATTTCGATCCCAGCAACCTTAAGAATGACGATTATGCAGAGGTAAAGATGACTACGCCGGAGCTTAAAAGTTATATTAAACAGGAACAACTACGGGGTAGCGAAGACATCAATACGTTTAAGATAGAATACTACAGACGCTTCACAACACCATTTTCCGTGCTGATCCTGACGATGATCGGGGTTATTCTCTCCAGCAGGAAGGTGCGGGGAGGCAGCGGAGCGCATTTAGCGTTGGGGTTTGTCATGGCGGCCACTTTTATTGTGATGGACAGGTTTTCCACGATCTTTTCTACCAAAGGTAATTTTACACCTATGCTTGCGGCCTGGCTGCCCAATTTTGTGTTTACCCTGGTCGCGATCTATTTGTATCGTAAAGCCCCTAAATAA
- a CDS encoding SDR family oxidoreductase: protein MKHKNVLLTGITGFLGAHTAIQLLNKGYNIVGTLRDRKREPAIRAIIGEHVSNINNLTFAEADLNNAIVWNELTKNVDYVQHIASPFPRKLPKNENDLISPAKNGTLNILKSAADNGVKRVVMTSSMAAVVYGKSKDRLSRVFTEADWTDETNRRDTAPYIRSKTIAEKAAWAFMENSKSGLELTTVLPGAILGPVLEKDFGTSANIIAHILQGQVPALPKIGFDIVDVRSVADLLIKVMESPKAADNRYIASAGYLTFSEIALLLSAQYPDRKIPSGELPNFAARLFSVFEPALKPVLLDLGVKRKVYIDKAKSELNWEPLPLKEAVTACAESLFKQKIIV from the coding sequence ATGAAACACAAAAACGTATTGTTAACCGGTATAACAGGCTTTCTGGGGGCTCACACGGCTATTCAGCTTTTAAACAAAGGGTACAATATTGTCGGCACGCTAAGGGACAGAAAAAGAGAGCCTGCCATCCGGGCAATTATTGGAGAACACGTATCCAATATTAACAATTTAACCTTTGCCGAGGCGGACCTGAATAACGCCATTGTTTGGAATGAACTTACCAAAAACGTGGATTATGTTCAGCATATAGCCTCTCCTTTTCCTAGAAAATTACCCAAAAACGAAAACGATCTGATTTCCCCGGCAAAAAACGGGACACTGAATATATTGAAATCGGCGGCGGATAATGGCGTAAAACGGGTGGTGATGACTTCCTCGATGGCAGCAGTGGTATACGGTAAATCAAAGGATCGATTGAGTCGTGTTTTTACGGAAGCTGACTGGACAGATGAAACCAATAGAAGAGACACGGCGCCATATATCAGAAGCAAAACCATCGCGGAAAAAGCTGCCTGGGCGTTCATGGAAAATAGTAAATCCGGCTTAGAGTTGACGACGGTATTGCCAGGAGCGATCTTGGGACCGGTTTTAGAAAAGGATTTTGGCACTTCGGCGAATATTATCGCTCATATTTTACAAGGGCAGGTTCCCGCCTTACCCAAAATCGGGTTTGATATTGTCGATGTTCGGTCGGTCGCTGATTTGTTGATCAAGGTAATGGAATCGCCAAAGGCAGCCGATAACAGATACATCGCGTCAGCAGGTTATCTGACATTTAGTGAAATTGCGCTTTTGCTCAGCGCACAGTATCCGGACAGGAAGATCCCATCCGGGGAGCTTCCCAACTTTGCCGCCAGGTTATTCTCTGTATTTGAACCTGCTTTAAAGCCTGTTCTGCTGGATTTGGGGGTAAAAAGAAAAGTTTATATTGACAAGGCAAAAAGTGAATTAAACTGGGAGCCTCTGCCACTTAAAGAAGCGGTAACGGCTTGTGCGGAAAGCCTTTTTAAACAGAAGATTATTGTATAA
- a CDS encoding Nif3-like dinuclear metal center hexameric protein, translated as MLIHELIKVLEQAAPPAFQESYDNAGLLTGSPAWECKGVLVTLDCIEATIEEAIKKGCNLVVAHHPILFKATRHLTGKDYIQRTLIKAIKADIAIYAIHTNLDNVRSGVNKKIADLLGLENQRILAPKSGLLSSLVTFVPAADAEKVRQALFEAGGGSIGHYNNCAFSTSGTGTFQPQQGAHPAIGTVGTAENVAEERIELVFPSYLQQTLVQSLIKAHPYEEVAYYIHPLSNTFSEVGSGIIGNLPQPIDIQQLFDNIKKIFAVKVIRHTALPDSPKKIRNIALCGGAGSFLTKTAMTAGAEVYITADVKYHEFFDADSQMVLADIGHFESEQFTIELLFDILAQKFPTFAILKSEYCTNPVLYYI; from the coding sequence ATGTTGATTCATGAACTGATAAAAGTTTTAGAACAGGCAGCTCCACCTGCTTTCCAGGAATCATATGACAATGCCGGTCTGTTGACAGGCAGCCCTGCATGGGAATGCAAAGGAGTGCTGGTAACGCTGGATTGTATAGAAGCCACAATCGAAGAAGCGATTAAAAAAGGTTGTAATCTGGTGGTCGCTCATCATCCGATATTATTTAAAGCCACCAGGCACCTAACCGGCAAAGACTATATACAAAGAACGCTGATTAAAGCCATTAAGGCAGATATTGCGATTTACGCCATTCATACGAACCTCGATAATGTCCGCTCTGGTGTCAATAAAAAAATAGCAGATCTGCTCGGGCTGGAAAACCAGCGTATTCTGGCCCCGAAATCCGGGCTCCTGAGCAGCCTGGTTACCTTTGTACCGGCAGCAGATGCCGAAAAAGTACGGCAGGCTCTATTTGAAGCCGGCGGCGGCAGTATTGGCCATTACAACAATTGTGCATTCAGCACCTCCGGCACAGGAACCTTCCAGCCCCAGCAAGGGGCCCATCCTGCTATAGGTACAGTCGGAACAGCAGAAAATGTAGCGGAAGAACGCATTGAACTCGTTTTTCCCAGCTACTTGCAACAGACACTTGTACAGTCACTTATAAAGGCACATCCCTATGAAGAAGTTGCCTATTATATACACCCTTTATCGAATACATTCAGCGAAGTCGGCAGCGGCATAATCGGCAACCTTCCACAACCAATTGATATTCAACAACTATTTGACAATATTAAAAAAATATTTGCCGTCAAGGTTATCCGTCACACCGCTTTACCCGATAGCCCTAAAAAGATCCGGAATATAGCGCTGTGTGGAGGGGCCGGCAGCTTTCTGACCAAAACAGCCATGACAGCCGGCGCGGAGGTATACATTACCGCAGATGTTAAATATCATGAGTTTTTTGATGCAGATAGTCAGATGGTTCTGGCAGATATCGGGCATTTTGAGAGCGAACAGTTTACTATAGAATTATTATTTGACATTTTGGCGCAAAAATTTCCTACCTTTGCCATCTTAAAATCGGAATATTGTACGAATCCGGTTTTGTATTATATCTAA
- a CDS encoding zinc ribbon domain-containing protein — protein sequence MAIVKDFSVEEKLVELAKLQKLDSKLDQIQILKGELPMEVSDLEDELAGLNNRKNRVEEEINGISEYIEQKKAIIKDSEALAIKYEKQSENVKNNREFEAINKEIELQQLEGKLAEKHIRDANIELTQKIEALDDVKKKIEGKDAVLKTKKDELGKIIAETEKEEKAYQAKIDKAREEIEERLLYSYDRIRKNFRNGLAVVPVERDACGGCFNAIPPQKQSEIRQRKKVLVCENCGRILIDEELSDSIQID from the coding sequence ATGGCTATCGTTAAAGACTTCTCTGTTGAAGAAAAATTAGTTGAGCTGGCTAAGTTGCAAAAACTGGACAGCAAATTGGACCAGATCCAGATTCTGAAAGGCGAACTTCCTATGGAAGTAAGTGACCTGGAGGATGAACTGGCGGGCCTCAACAATAGAAAAAACAGAGTTGAAGAAGAGATCAATGGCATCTCTGAATATATCGAGCAGAAAAAAGCGATCATTAAAGACTCTGAAGCACTGGCTATTAAATACGAGAAGCAAAGCGAAAACGTAAAAAATAACCGAGAGTTCGAGGCGATTAATAAAGAGATCGAACTGCAACAACTGGAAGGGAAGCTGGCAGAAAAGCATATACGTGATGCCAATATTGAATTGACCCAGAAAATCGAGGCGCTTGACGATGTGAAAAAGAAAATCGAGGGTAAAGACGCTGTCCTTAAAACCAAAAAGGACGAACTAGGTAAGATCATCGCCGAAACAGAAAAAGAAGAAAAAGCCTATCAGGCTAAAATTGACAAAGCAAGAGAAGAAATTGAGGAAAGGTTGTTATATTCATATGATCGTATCCGTAAAAATTTCCGCAATGGGCTGGCTGTAGTTCCGGTTGAAAGAGACGCTTGCGGCGGTTGCTTCAATGCGATCCCTCCTCAAAAGCAAAGCGAAATTCGCCAACGCAAAAAAGTATTAGTTTGCGAAAACTGTGGCCGTATCTTAATCGACGAAGAATTGTCTGACTCAATACAGATCGACTAA
- a CDS encoding citrate (Si)-synthase, eukaryotic has protein sequence MIEIKKKFYAKAEVAAAEIKDLLKTNGQTPVENITVAQLYQGMRGITSIVSEVSLLDPLEGIKFRGYTIPELREKLPKADQGSEPLPEGLFYLMLIGELPTDEDVRGISKELARRSEIPDHVYKTIDALPISAHPMTQFVTGIMALQTESKFAKAYSDGINKKEYWDPIFEDAVDLIARVPYIAAYVYNRKYRNGAPLNCDKSLDWAANFAQMLGFDHPDFLKLMRLYLTIHADHEGGNVSAHTVHLVGSALSDPYLSFAAGMNGLAGPLHGLANQEVVKWIFEMQEKLGTDLPTKEQIVQYTKDTLAAGKVVPGYGHGVLRRTDPRFLAQMEFGKQYMPDDKMVQTVWNIFEAVPDVLGATGKIKNPWPNVDAHSGALLVHFGMKEYEFYTVLFGVSRALGVMANMCWSRALGFPLERPKSITTRGIKEWLAAGAEQGAI, from the coding sequence ATGATTGAGATTAAAAAGAAGTTTTACGCCAAAGCAGAAGTAGCTGCAGCAGAAATAAAAGACCTATTAAAGACGAACGGGCAAACACCTGTGGAAAATATAACGGTCGCTCAGTTATACCAGGGGATGAGGGGTATTACCAGTATCGTGAGTGAAGTGAGTTTACTGGATCCGTTAGAAGGCATCAAGTTCAGGGGTTATACCATTCCGGAATTGCGTGAAAAGCTTCCCAAAGCAGACCAGGGAAGCGAACCTCTGCCTGAAGGTTTGTTTTATCTGATGCTGATAGGGGAATTGCCTACGGATGAAGATGTGAGGGGAATTTCTAAGGAATTGGCCAGGCGCAGTGAAATTCCTGACCATGTATATAAAACGATTGACGCCTTGCCGATAAGTGCCCATCCGATGACCCAGTTTGTTACGGGTATCATGGCGTTGCAGACGGAGAGCAAGTTTGCCAAAGCCTATTCAGATGGAATTAATAAAAAAGAGTATTGGGATCCGATTTTTGAAGATGCTGTAGACCTGATTGCCCGTGTTCCTTATATTGCTGCTTACGTATATAACAGAAAATATAGAAACGGGGCTCCGCTTAACTGCGATAAGTCTTTAGACTGGGCAGCGAATTTTGCTCAAATGCTGGGATTTGATCACCCTGATTTTCTGAAGCTGATGCGCCTTTATCTGACGATCCACGCTGATCACGAAGGGGGTAATGTATCGGCCCATACCGTGCATTTGGTTGGATCGGCTTTAAGTGATCCTTATCTGAGTTTTGCCGCAGGCATGAATGGGCTGGCGGGACCATTACATGGGCTGGCCAATCAGGAGGTCGTTAAGTGGATCTTTGAAATGCAGGAGAAGCTGGGAACAGATCTGCCTACTAAAGAGCAGATTGTTCAGTACACGAAAGATACGCTGGCTGCCGGAAAGGTGGTTCCGGGATATGGCCATGGTGTATTACGCCGCACCGACCCCCGTTTTCTGGCGCAAATGGAATTCGGCAAGCAATATATGCCGGATGACAAAATGGTGCAGACGGTCTGGAATATATTTGAAGCCGTGCCCGATGTATTAGGTGCGACCGGCAAGATCAAAAACCCATGGCCTAATGTAGATGCGCACAGTGGTGCACTGCTGGTCCATTTTGGGATGAAAGAATATGAATTCTATACCGTACTGTTTGGCGTGTCCCGCGCACTCGGCGTAATGGCCAACATGTGCTGGTCCAGAGCCTTAGGGTTTCCTCTGGAAAGGCCAAAGTCCATCACCACGCGCGGCATTAAAGAATGGTTGGCCGCTGGTGCAGAACAAGGTGCTATTTAA
- the folE gene encoding GTP cyclohydrolase I FolE, which yields MAYTKLESYDEQVTEALAGHYKSALGLLGENPDREGLLKTPDRLAKAMQYLTQGYQMDAVEILNSAKFHEPISEMVIVKDIELYSLCEHHLLPFIGKAHVAYIPNGWITGLSKIARVVDVFSHRLQVQERLTVQILEAIKEALNPLGVAVVIEAKHLCMMMRGVAKQNSYTTTSSFDGEFANDRTRSEFMKLISANLH from the coding sequence ATGGCATATACAAAACTAGAATCATACGATGAACAAGTAACTGAAGCACTGGCTGGTCATTATAAATCTGCACTAGGGCTTTTGGGAGAGAACCCCGATAGAGAAGGTCTGCTAAAAACGCCGGACAGGCTGGCCAAAGCCATGCAATACCTGACCCAGGGCTATCAGATGGATGCAGTAGAAATTCTGAATTCTGCAAAATTCCATGAACCCATCAGCGAAATGGTCATCGTGAAGGATATTGAACTCTATAGTCTTTGTGAACACCATTTGTTACCTTTTATAGGAAAAGCACATGTCGCCTATATCCCGAACGGATGGATTACCGGGCTAAGTAAAATTGCCAGAGTGGTGGATGTATTTTCTCACCGGCTGCAGGTCCAGGAAAGGCTAACCGTACAAATCCTTGAGGCCATCAAGGAAGCCCTGAACCCTTTAGGGGTTGCTGTCGTCATTGAAGCCAAACACCTGTGCATGATGATGCGCGGCGTCGCCAAGCAAAATTCCTATACGACGACATCCTCATTTGACGGGGAGTTTGCGAACGACCGTACGAGAAGCGAATTTATGAAACTCATTTCCGCTAATCTTCATTAA
- a CDS encoding Crp/Fnr family transcriptional regulator, with protein sequence MENLRSVLSFGGILTKQEIAHVAASFRYSKLKTEEHFQEPDKIAHKIAFVETGIARVYTVDPEGNDVTKHFIKENQFFVDLESYYTGKPATEAFQAVTVCELMVIHKSVIEKLSNEIPNFYIFLKSITEVALLNKIKNNDFLNFGNAKTKYLEFVRRDPVLAQQVPQQYIASYLKITPQSLSRIRKELTPKNIKK encoded by the coding sequence ATGGAAAATTTAAGATCGGTACTCTCTTTTGGAGGAATCCTTACTAAACAAGAAATTGCGCATGTTGCCGCCTCTTTTAGATATTCGAAATTAAAAACGGAGGAACATTTTCAGGAGCCCGACAAGATTGCCCATAAAATTGCTTTTGTGGAAACAGGCATTGCAAGAGTGTATACGGTTGACCCGGAAGGTAATGACGTAACCAAGCATTTCATAAAGGAAAATCAGTTTTTTGTTGATCTGGAAAGCTATTATACGGGAAAACCGGCAACGGAGGCCTTCCAGGCGGTTACTGTTTGTGAGCTGATGGTCATTCACAAATCGGTAATTGAAAAACTGAGTAATGAGATCCCCAACTTCTATATTTTTCTTAAAAGCATCACCGAAGTTGCTCTCCTGAATAAGATCAAAAACAATGACTTTTTGAATTTCGGCAATGCCAAAACAAAATACCTTGAATTTGTCAGACGCGACCCGGTATTGGCCCAACAGGTTCCACAACAGTATATTGCCTCTTATCTCAAAATAACGCCACAGTCGCTAAGCAGGATAAGAAAGGAGCTAACCCCTAAAAACATAAAAAAATGA
- a CDS encoding serine hydrolase domain-containing protein → MIETLFSIKRALASMVLTALMAGGIKAQIRLDTSSFIRHNQSILSLVVYVSDSLAYAQSFNGHSNDDLFNNQSLTKNVMALLIGIAIDKGYIDSLDVPIANFFPELKKDPDGRKAKITLREIMNQASGLWHENLENLGQYLSLNNPSGYVLQQPLVAAPGTVLHYNNAASHLMSVILSKATGQSTLAFAKKYLFAPLQISRVKWPEMKDSYYDGCGLLSVHMSAADMNKIGRLILQRGKFNGKQIVSKRWTKSLLRPEKTYPAPWGLLNTTYGLTFYHKLYHNLPVTYGMGWAGQFLILIPDLQAVIAVNQVVDDRTAVRQSAFFMDRILPLIINQIVAQENNGDSFGLSSLNKRIDPAILSLR, encoded by the coding sequence ATGATAGAAACCCTTTTTTCAATAAAAAGAGCGCTGGCTTCTATGGTGCTGACAGCATTAATGGCAGGAGGCATCAAAGCACAGATCCGGCTTGACACATCATCCTTTATACGGCATAATCAGTCGATACTATCATTAGTTGTCTATGTATCTGATAGCCTGGCATATGCCCAGAGCTTTAATGGCCACAGCAATGATGATCTTTTTAATAATCAATCGCTGACTAAAAATGTGATGGCGTTATTAATAGGGATTGCTATCGACAAAGGATATATTGATTCGTTAGATGTTCCTATTGCCAATTTTTTTCCGGAATTAAAAAAGGATCCCGATGGGCGCAAAGCAAAGATTACGCTAAGAGAAATCATGAATCAGGCTTCCGGTTTATGGCACGAAAACCTGGAGAATCTGGGGCAGTATCTCAGCCTGAATAACCCTTCCGGTTATGTTTTACAGCAGCCTTTAGTTGCTGCCCCCGGAACAGTGCTTCACTACAATAATGCGGCCTCTCATCTCATGTCCGTGATCCTGTCAAAAGCTACGGGTCAGTCTACTCTTGCATTCGCAAAGAAATATCTGTTCGCACCGCTTCAGATATCCCGTGTTAAATGGCCCGAAATGAAAGATAGTTATTATGATGGATGTGGATTGCTCAGTGTGCATATGAGCGCTGCCGATATGAATAAAATAGGCCGGTTGATTCTCCAACGAGGTAAATTCAATGGCAAACAGATTGTTTCCAAGAGGTGGACAAAATCATTGCTTCGGCCTGAAAAAACATATCCCGCTCCCTGGGGATTGTTAAACACGACATATGGACTCACCTTCTATCACAAGCTCTATCATAATTTGCCAGTTACCTATGGCATGGGCTGGGCTGGCCAGTTTTTGATCTTAATACCCGATTTGCAGGCTGTCATTGCGGTAAACCAAGTGGTGGACGACCGTACAGCAGTCAGACAATCTGCTTTTTTCATGGACCGGATACTCCCGTTGATTATTAATCAGATAGTCGCTCAGGAAAATAATGGTGACTCATTTGGTCTTTCTAGCCTGAACAAGAGAATTGATCCCGCGATTTTAAGCCTGAGATAA
- a CDS encoding GNAT family N-acetyltransferase, producing MKTIIRKAVKEDCPQMMELVKELALFEKAPEEVTVDLQHFEDSGFGAHPVWWSLVIADEASGKLIGMALYYIRYSTWKGQRLYLEDLIVSEQHRGRGLGKALFDALLDIAKNEGFRGMVWQALDWNTPALDFYRKYGARLDNEWVNCSLDF from the coding sequence ATGAAGACGATTATCCGTAAAGCTGTTAAAGAAGACTGTCCGCAAATGATGGAACTGGTTAAAGAACTGGCTCTTTTTGAAAAGGCGCCGGAAGAGGTGACTGTTGACCTTCAACATTTTGAAGACAGCGGATTTGGAGCCCATCCGGTATGGTGGTCTCTTGTAATAGCGGATGAGGCCTCAGGAAAGCTTATCGGGATGGCGCTCTATTATATTCGTTATTCTACATGGAAAGGGCAAAGGTTATATCTGGAAGACCTGATTGTCAGTGAGCAACACAGGGGGCGGGGTCTGGGCAAAGCGCTATTTGATGCGCTATTGGACATCGCTAAAAATGAAGGCTTCAGAGGGATGGTCTGGCAGGCGCTGGACTGGAATACCCCAGCTTTGGATTTTTATCGGAAATACGGCGCCCGCCTGGATAATGAATGGGTGAACTGCTCGCTGGATTTTTAA
- a CDS encoding 6-pyruvoyl trahydropterin synthase family protein translates to MVYLTRLEHFNAAHKLYNPTWTKEKNEAVFGLCANENWHGHNFELYVTVKGNPDPETGFLMDVKVLSRIVNEQVIEALDHKNLNIEVPFLQGKMCTTENLAMAIWEQIHPYLPAGVQLHCVKLYETPRIYVEYFGENQ, encoded by the coding sequence ATGGTTTATCTTACGCGCCTGGAACATTTTAATGCAGCGCATAAACTCTATAACCCCACTTGGACAAAGGAAAAAAATGAAGCCGTATTTGGTCTCTGTGCGAATGAAAACTGGCATGGGCACAACTTTGAGCTCTATGTAACGGTTAAGGGGAACCCGGATCCGGAAACAGGTTTTTTAATGGACGTCAAGGTTTTAAGCCGGATTGTGAATGAACAGGTAATCGAAGCACTCGACCACAAAAACCTGAATATCGAAGTGCCATTTCTGCAGGGCAAAATGTGTACGACTGAAAACCTGGCCATGGCTATCTGGGAACAGATCCACCCATATCTGCCGGCTGGTGTTCAGTTACACTGTGTAAAATTATACGAGACTCCACGCATATATGTAGAATATTTTGGAGAAAACCAGTAA